In the genome of Plasmodium yoelii strain 17X genome assembly, chromosome: 14, one region contains:
- a CDS encoding PIR protein, with amino-acid sequence MNKEMCNLFFAVRSWFPDKLKNGDYQFIDDSRYKTHFTKDSYNDIDKINGWCLFLFNGIFMGSYLYEYYANSKINVVAYILAWLSYKLHQKPDNGITNLMDFYTNHMKNLNEYQTSIEDFAENTTYIELINKNKDFLNIDFEYMSKFYDAFILLCNMYDGLDDVNPKCEKYLEYNNEFLNKYEELKKDSSNSGKNSYIQMLSILSNDYDNLKSKCDNFSSILTYSLISIAFIFVAIPIFLGISYKYSLFGFRKRFQKQKLREKIKNIMKKMIH; translated from the exons atgaataaggaAATG tgtaatTTGTTCTTTGCTGTAAGGAGTTGGTTTCCCGATAAACTGAAAAATGGAGATTATCAATTTATTGATGATAGTAGATATAAAACGCATTTTACTAAAGATTCATATAATgatatcgataaaattaacgGTTGgtgtttatttttgtttaatggAATTTTTATGGGTTCTTATTTGTATGAGTATTACGCAAACAGTAAAATCAATGTTGTTGCATACATTTTGGCgtggttaagttataagtTACATCAAAAACCAGATAATGGAATCACTAATTTGATGGATTTCTATACTAATCATATGAAAAATCTCAATGAGTATCAAACATCTATAGAGGATTTTGCGGAGAATACAACTTATATTgagcttataaataaaaataaggatTTTCTGAATATTGATTTTGAAtatatgtctaaattttatgatgcatttatattattatgtaacatgtatGATGGACTTGATGACGTCAATCCAAAATGCGAGAAATATTtggaatataataatgaatttttaaacaaatatGAAGAACTTAAGAAAGATTCTAGTAATTCTGGAAAGAATTCATATATTCAAATGTTGTCtattttatcaaatgattatgataatttaaaaagtaAATGTGATAATTTTTCATCCATTCTAACTTATTCACTAATTTCAAttgcatttatatttgttgcaatACCGatttttttgggaatttcttataag tattcgttatttggatttcggaaacgatttcaaaaacaaaaattaagagaaaaaataaaaaatataatgaagaaaatgattcattaa
- a CDS encoding PIR protein, giving the protein MDKRVCEKFQEVRNSLSDELSSGSYKFNDVEFLNKYCDSNTCQSDLDKISAGCLYLLDQFYKNGGILPPPAKNNINIVDYILIWLNYMLNLGKSKEKDNIQDFYRDYIYNYDKYKMEINELSDYDNYKKLLDKKNDVLNMDSKIVPKLYKAFKSLCEMYTEFDENKEDCTNYSEKAKEFVKQYEKLYEDYNKTKDSSYKKVLCTLSADYDNLIKKCNDTQCCKTSPLPTIETEKIPENCSEQTSEKTYGTGYDELSGEISEVTLSESSLVSKLFIVLSIFGAIAIFLGISYKYSLFGFRKRFQKQKLREKLKNVKKRMIH; this is encoded by the exons ATGGATAAGAgagtg tgTGAAAAGTTCCAGGAAGTAAGGAACTCGCTTTCCGATGAATTGAGTAGTGGAAGctataaatttaatgatgTTGAGTttttaaataagtattgTGATAGTAATACATGCCAAAGTGATTTGGATAAAATAagtgctggatgtttatatttgttggatCAATTCTATAAGAATGGTGGTATATTACCCCCTCCTGCAAAAAATAacatcaatattgttgattacattttgatatggttaaattatatgttaaacctgGGCAAAAGTAAAGAAAAAGACAATATACAGGATTTTTATAGagattacatatataattatgataagTATAAGATggaaataaatgaattatctgattatgataattataagaaacttttagataaaaaaaatgatgtgTTGAATATGGATAGTAAAATTGTACCTAAACTTTATAAAGCATTTAAATCGTTATGTGAAATGTATACtgaatttgatgaaaataagGAAGATTGCACAAACTATTCGGAAAAAGCTAAAGAATTTGTTAAACAATATGAAAAACTTTACGAGGATTATAATAAGACTAAAGATagttcatataaaaaagtaTTGTGTACTTTATCAGccgattatgataatttaataaagaaATGTAATGATACTCAGTGTTGCAAAACTTCACCCCTTCCAACGATAGAAACAGAAAAAATTCCTGAAAATTGTTCTGAACAAACTTCTGAAAAAACTTATGGAACAGGATATGATGAATTGTCTGGAGAAATTTCTGAGGTTACATTATCAGAATCATCACTAGTaagtaaattatttatagttttatcgatatttggtgcaatagcaatttttttaggaatttcttataag tattcgttatttggatttcggaaacgatttcaaaaacaaaaattaagagaaaagctaaaaaatgtaaagaagagaatgattcattaa
- a CDS encoding PIR protein, with translation MYKELCDIINLIDKSFDDDPKNSGENKPRSLLDYLFTDNNCSSDDPKLISDFIALLTLFNGIGSGENLDSDENLDSDKLVEYAILWLSYNLNQKTESEITTLNNFYTKNIKTNSCYNQKINAHNDSDSGNKISKDVIETKIRSINIDIKDISNFYDAFKSLCNMYSEIGAEDYQCNKCLENAGELFEKYEKLKNDLDINKGSSYYQLLSSLSNDYKNFEKKYNVKCKNTSSLVACPRSSIIKNTLIPIAIIFVVASFFFGISYKYSLFGFRKRFQKQKLREKIKK, from the exons tgtgatataattaatttgatcGATAAATCTTTTGATGATGATCCGAAAAACTCTGGAGAAAATAAACCTAGGAGTTTATTAGATTACTTATTCACTGATAATAACTGTAGTAGTGATGACCCAAAACTTATCTCTGATTTTATAGCATTGCTAACTTTATTTAATGGTATTGGTAGTGGTGAGAATTTAGATAGTGATGAGAATTTAGATAGTGATAAACTTGTTGAATAcgctattttatggttaagttataatcTAAATCAAAAAACAGAAAGTGAAATCACCACattaaacaatttttatactaaaaatataaaaacaaatagttGTTATAATCAGAAAATAAATGCTCATAATGATAGTGATAGTGGTAATAAGATTAGTAAGGATGTTATAGAAACAAAAATAAGATCGATaaatattgatattaaagatatatctaatttttatgatgcatttaaatcattatgtaacatgtataGTGAAATTGGTGCAGAAGACTACCAATGCAATAAATGTTTAGAAAATGCTGGAGAATtgtttgaaaaatatgaaaaacttaaaaatgatttagatattaataaaggaaGTTCTTATTATCAACTATTGTCtagtttatcaaatgattataaaaattttgaaaaaaaatataatgttaaaTGTAAGAATACCTCATCACTTGTAGCTTGTCCACGAAGTtcaatcataaaaaatacactaattccaattgcaattatatttgttgtagcatcatttttttttggaatttcttataag tattcgttatttggatttcggaaacgatttcaaaaacaaaaattaagagaaaaaataaaaaaataa
- a CDS encoding PIR protein, with product MSYKVCDAINVVDKSFDDDPNISGDISGSLLNFYCPGNKCSSDEENVTSGFIMLLNLIDEKDIDSGKLVEYAILWLSYKLNQKTENGTTKLKDFYDKHIKTNKCYKENVGVNNGDKIKKDVIENKIESMNMYIKDISNYYDPFKSLCSVYSELDPKETQCKTCLENAGEFFEKYEKHKNALDITKGDSYSELWFSLLKDYKIFENKYNSVKCGNVSSLVACSRSSIIKNTLIAIAIIFVAASILLGVSYKYSLFGFRKRSQKQHLREMLKK from the exons ATGTCTTATAAAGTg tGTGATGCAATTAATGTGGTCGATAAATCTTTTGATGATGATCCGAACATCTCGGGAGATATTTCTGGGagtttattaaatttttattgcCCTGGTAATAAATGTAGTagtgatgaagaaaatgttACCTCTGGTTTTATAATGTTACTAAATCTTATTGATGAGAAAGATATAGATAGTGGTAAACTTGTTGAATAcgctattttatggttaagttataaactaaatcaaaaaacaGAAAATGGAACGACCAAATTAAAAGATTTTTATgataaacatataaaaacaaataaatgttataaggAGAATGTAGGTGTTAATAATGgtgataaaattaaaaaggatgttatagaaaataaaatagaatcgatgaatatgtatattaaagatatatctaattattatgatccatttaaatcattatgtagcGTGTATAGTGAACTTGATCCAAAAGAAACCCAATGCAAGACATGTTTAGAAAATGCTGgagaattttttgaaaaatatgaaaaacataaaaatgcTTTAGATATTACTAAAGGAGATTCTTATTCTGAACTATGGTTTAGTTTATTAAaagattataaaatttttgaaaataaatataatagtgTTAAGTGTGGTAATGTCTCATCACTTGTAGCTTGCTCAAGAAGttcaataataaaaaatacactaattgcaattgcaattatatttgttgcagcatcaattttattgggagtttcttataag tattcgttatttggatttcggaaacgatctcaaaaacaacatttaagagaaatgctaaaaaaataa
- a CDS encoding PIR protein gives MDHFLCIRFNTLRRYYPDELNISTNYDFHSNGSISDYCPNGDSGSKQECKTELDKINAACIWLFNQIISNKINSLNKEQVKIIVTYIMIWLSYKLNKNPDVGITTLNEFYTKYIKNHTDSTNCKKSDIDCSNTLKDKTGYKNFKEFIEGNEYFTNMDMNIMSNFYDAFKLLCTMHTEFNENEPDCNNYLEKAREFVKKYEKLNGNYNNNEYSSYIQILSTLSNDYKNFKNKCENIKCNDIPSLPEIAKKNYEQRSEVTSSSSSIEKKISEQRYEQDSDVTLSSSSITNKLIPVLSIIVAIPIFLGIFYKYSLFGFRKRTQKQHIREKLKK, from the exons ATGGATCATTTCCTG TGTATAAGGTTTAATACATTAAGGAGATATTATCCCGATGAATTAAACATATCTACAAATTATGATTTTCATAGTAATGGGTCTATTAGTGATTACTGTCCTAATGGAGATTCAGGAAGCAAACAAGAATGTAAGACTGAGctcgataaaataaatgctgCATGTATATGGTTATTTAATCAAATTATTTCTAATAAGATTAATAGTTTAAATAAAGAACAGGTTAAAATTATTGTTAcatacattatgatatggttaagttataaactaaATAAAAATCCAGATGTAGGAATTACCACGTTAAATGAGTTTTAtactaaatatataaaaaatcataCGGATTCTActaattgtaaaaaaagtGATATAGATTGTAGTAATACATTAAAAGATAAAACGGGTTATAAGAATTTTAAGGAGTTCATAGAAGGAAACGAATATTTTACGAATATGGATATGAACATTAtgtctaatttttatgatgcatttaaattattatgtaccATGCATACCGAATTTAACGAAAACGAGCCAGATTGCAATAATTATTTAGAAAAGGCTCgagaatttgttaaaaaatatgaaaaacttaatggaaattataataataatgaatacagttcttatattcaaatattgtctactttatcaaatgattataagaattttaaaaataaatgtgaaaatattaaatgtaACGATATTCCATCCCTTCCAGAGATagccaaaaaaaattatgaacaaagATCTGAAgttacatcatcaagttcgtcgatagaaaaaaaaatttctgAACAAAGATATGAACAAGATTCTGATGTTACAttatcaagttcgtcgataacaaacaaattaattccagttttatcgataatTGTTGCAATACCAATATTCTTgggaattttttataag tattcgttatttggatttcggaaacgaacccaaaaacaacatataagagaaaagctaaaaaaataa
- a CDS encoding PIR protein: MNDELCGNFDFLRICLPDELGDTPTSELKNIQNYNKYCPNGDCNTELDQITIGFLWLLEQYFTKYPKKGRDGNNINPIFFIHITIWLSYKLNQKLGHNFTKISDFYTNSVDNSGKYSQFTKDAYTISGLDEFIEKQKDLLNMNIKDLSKFYDASKLICSMYGNFSKNINKNELLNNANEFVVKYQELDGESNNTTDSSFKQILSALSADYDNLRKKRNNITSLPEITADMSAYISRVTSSSSSIGNRLFTVLSIFGAIAFFLGISYKYSLFGFRKRFKKQQIREKIKNIKKKINQ; the protein is encoded by the exons ATGAATGATGAATTG TGTGGAAACTTTGATTTTTTGAGGATTTGTTTACCCGATGAATTAGGCGATACACCAACATCTGAacttaaaaatattcaaaattacAACAAGTACTGTCCTAATGGAGACTGTAATACTGAACTCGATCAAATTACGATTGGATTTTTATGGTTACTTGAACaatattttactaaataCCCAAAGAAAGGTCGTGAtggaaataatattaatccaattttttttatacatattactatatggttaagttacaaattaaatcaaaaattAGGACACAATTTCACTAAAATAAGCGATTTTTATACTAATAGTGTAGATAATAGTGGTAAATATAGTCAATTTACAAAAGATGCCTATACAATTTCAGGTCTTGATGAATTCATAGAGAAACAAAAAGATTTGCTGAATATGAATATTAAAGATctatctaaattttatgatgcatccAAATTAATATGTAGTATGTATGGTAATTTTTcaaagaatataaataagaATGAGTTGTTAAATAATGCGAATGAATTTGTTGTAAAATATCAAGAACTTGATGGAGAATCTAATAATACTACTGACAGTTCATTTAAACAAATATTGTCTGCTTTATCAgctgattatgataatttaagaAAGAAACGTAACAATATTACATCTCTTCCAGAGATAACAGCAGACATGTCTGCATACATATCTAGAgttacatcatcaagttcgtcgataggaAACAGATtatttacagttttatcgatatttggtgcaatagcattttttttaggaatttcttataag tattcgttatttggatttcggaaacgatttaaaaaacaacaaataagagaaaaaataaaaaatattaagaagaaaataaatcaataa
- a CDS encoding PIR protein, whose product MDDKICKKFQDVRNPLPDYLHSNGIYKFSDAEILNKHCYGNTCYSDYDRLNAGFLYFFNEFFGNLNSFNDNQKKNTDIVDYIIIWLSYMLNLKKNEEPDVIKNFYNNYINSSHKYNNGTNDASDYEIYKGIIDKKNDLLYMDSNNVSKFYEAFKSLCEMYSEFGGNKSNCKKCSENANQFVEKYKELNGDSNNNDRSPYKKILSTLSNDYDNLKNECKDAQDSKFPALTEINTLQDAIESAGHTTEQTGETVKKSDVTSSSSSIVSKLIPVVSIFAAISIFLGISYKYSLFGFRKRSQKHLREKLKK is encoded by the exons ATGGATGACAAAAta TGTAAAAAGTTCCAGGATGTAAGGAACCCGCTTCCCGATTATTTGCACAGTAATGGAATCTATAAATTTAGTGATGctgaaattttaaataaacatTGTTATGGTAATACATGTTATAGTGATTACGATAGATTAAATGCtggatttttatatttttttaatgaattcTTTGGGAATCTGAATTCGTTTAATgataatcaaaaaaaaaacaccgatattgttgattacattattatatggttaagttatatgttaaacctaaagAAAAATGAAGAACCGGATGTTATAaagaatttttataataattacatAAATAGTAGTCATAAGTATAACAATGGAACAAATGATGCTAGTGATTATGAGATTTATAAGGGtattatagataaaaaaaatgatttgtTGTATATGGATAGTAATAAtgtatctaaattttatgaagcatttaaatcattatgtgaAATGTATTCTGAATTTGGTGGAAACAAGTCAAATTGCAAAAAATGTTCGGAAAATGCTAATcaatttgttgaaaaatataaagaacttAATGGagattctaataataatgatagaagtccatataaaaaaatattgtctacactatcaaatgattatgataatttaaaaaatgaatgtaaAGATGCTCAAGATAGCAAATTTCCAGCCCTTACAGAGATAAATACCCTACAAGATGCTATAGAAAGTGCTGGACATACTACTGAACAAACTGGAGAAACTGTAAAAAAGTCTGATgttacatcatcaagttcatCGATAGTaagcaaattaattccagttGTGTCGATATTTGCTGcaatatcaatttttttaggaatttcttataag tattcattatttggatttcggaaacgatctcaaaaacatttaagagaaaagctaaaaaaataa
- a CDS encoding PIR protein translates to MDDNLCGKIDLLRMCLPDELGTPATTELNTIQNYKRYCPSGDCNTELEKITIGFLWLLGQYFTEYPTKDGVINYNKPFFLYIILWLSYKLNQNTEETFTTINDFYTNHVKTGGKYSNFNGDSNKFTSLDDFIENHKDLLNINIKDLSKFYHPSKLICSMYANKSMNTDGNKLLNDATMFVKTYAELKDGSNAEGIPNNQILPALLTDYNKLNKKCSNIPSFSELASKISALASEDTSSSSIGNRLFTVLSIFGAIAFFLGISYKYSLFGFRKRFQKQKLREKLKNIKKKMNH, encoded by the exons ATGGATGATAATCTA tgTGGAAAAATTGATCTTTTGAGGATGTGTTTACCCGATGAATTAGGCACCCCCGCAACAACTGAACTTAATACTATTCAAAATTACAAAAGATACTGCCCTAGTGGAGACTGTAATACTGAACTCGAAAAAATTACGATTGGATTTTTATGGTTACTTGGACAATATTTTACTGAATACCCAACTAAAGATGGTGTTATTAACTATAATAAAccattttttctatatattattttatggttaagttacaAATTAAATCAAAACACAGAGGAAACGTTTACCACAATAAacgatttttatactaaTCATGTAAAAACTGGTGGTAAATATAGTAATTTTAATGGTGATTCCAATAAATTTACAAGTCTTGATGACTTCATAGAGAACCATAAAGATTTGttgaatattaatattaaagatCTTTCTAAATTTTATCATCCATCCAAATTAATATGTAGTATGTATGCTAATAAATCCATGAATACAGATGGCAACAAACTGTTAAATGATGCTACTATGTTTGTTAAAACATATGCAGAACTCAAAGATGGCAGTAATGCTGAAGGTATCCCAAATAATCAAATATTGCCCGCTTTATTaactgattataataaattaaataagaAATGTAGCAATATTCCATCTTTTTCAGAGCTAGCATCAAAAATTTCTGCACTAGCATCTGAAGAtacatcaagttcgtcgataggaAACAGATtatttacagttttatcgatatttggtgcaatagcattttttttaggaatttcttataag tattcgttatttggatttcggaaacgatttcaaaaacaaaaattaagagaaaaattaaaaaatataaagaagaaaatgaatcattaa
- a CDS encoding PIR protein, whose product MNKEVCKKFQDLTTNLKYDSNNNNLKFKDDDTFKEYCTGEKSGENTDKNCDKNTDKINAGCLFLFNEIFGNSTSFSFIAKGNTNIVEYIMIWLSYMLNFKKIEENDTIKHFYETYITKDDRYITDINNVSGYKSYRDLIDKKQNLMSIYVKDMSKFYYVFTLLCMMYGEFDEKNLNCYSFSEIANDFAKKYDELNEDYNDGKGSPYNQLLSTLSNDYNNLKNKCNNFPSLPTYSRRLVIKRTLIPIAFIFVTVSIFLGISYKYSLFGFRKRFQKQFLRERIKNIKKKMIINKLF is encoded by the exons atgaataaggaagtg TGTAAAAAGTTCCAGGATTTAACGAcgaatttaaaatatgattcgaataataacaatttaaaatttaaagatGATGATACATTCAAAGAGTACTGTACTGGTGAAAAATCTGGTGAGAATACCGATAAAAATTGTGATAAAAATaccgataaaattaatgctggatgtttatttttgtttaatgaAATCTTTGGGAATTCTACCTCGTTTAGTTTTATTGCAAAAGGAAACACTAATATTGTTgaatacattatgatatggttaagttatatgttaaacttTAAGAaaattgaagaaaatgaCACTATAAAGCATTTTTATGAAACATATATAACTAAAGATGATAGATATATTAcggatataaataatgttaGTGGTTATAAGAGCTATAGGgatcttatagataaaaaacaaaatttgaTGAGTATTTATGTTAAAgatatgtctaaattttattatgtatttacattattatgTATGATGTATGGTGaatttgatgaaaaaaacCTAAATTGCTATAGCTTTTCGGAAATAGCTAATGATTTtgctaaaaaatatgatgaactTAATGAAGATTATAATGATGGTAAAGGCAGCCCATATAATCAATTATTatctacattatcaaatgattataataatttaaaaaataaatgtaataattttcCATCACTTCCAACATATTCACGAAGATTAGTAATAAAAAGGACACTAATTCCAAttgcatttatatttgttacagtatcaattttcttgggaatttcatataag tattcattatttggatttcggaaacgatttcaaaagCAATTTTTAAgagaaagaataaaaaatataaagaagaaaatgatcattaataaattattctga
- a CDS encoding PIR protein yields the protein MSKELCDIINTIDKFFDDDPNNPEEHNSMKTLNMIFTESNCSSGEEKISSGFIALLTLLNSIDNNDHLKGDQLVEYAILWLSYKLNQKKENGTNILSDFLTGHIKKNSCYDKHIATSSGNGNKIYMEVIDKKIESIDIDIKDISNFYDAFKSLCNMYSELNENKNQCKKCFESAGEFFEKCEKVKNAFDINKGRSYLQLWSSLSNDYIMFKQLYNIDTCANGSPLVACPRSSVTKNTLITIAIIFVAASILLGVSYKYSLFGFRKRSQKQHLREMLKK from the exons atgtctAAGGAATTG tGTGATATAATTAATACGATCGATAAATTTTTTGATGATGATCCGAACAACCCGGAAGAACATAATTCTATGAAAACATTAAATATGATTTTCACTGAAAGTAACTGTAGTAGTGGTGAAGAAAAGATTAGCTCTGGTTTTATAGCATTGCTAACTTTACTTAATAGtattgataataatgatcATTTAAAGGGTGATCAACTTGTGGAATATgctattttatggttaagttataaactaaatcaaaaaaaagaaaatggaaCCAATATATTAAGCGATTTTCTTACTggacatataaaaaaaaatagttgtTATGATAAACATATAGCTACTAGTAGTGGTAATGGTAATAAGATTTATATGGAagttatagataaaaaaatagaatcgatagatattgatattaaagatatatctaatttttatgatgcatttaaatcattatgtaacatgtataGTGAACTTAATGAAAACAAAAACCAATGCAAGAAATGTTTTGAAAGTGCTGgagaattttttgaaaaatgtgaaaaagttaaaaatgcttttgatattaataaaggaCGATCTTATTTACAACTATGGTCtagtttatcaaatgattatattatGTTTAAACAATTATACAATATTGATACGTGTGCTAATGGATCACCACTTGTAGCTTGTCCACGAAGTTcagtaacaaaaaatacactaattacaattgcaattatatttgttgcagcatcaattttattaggagtttcttataag tattcgttatttggttttcggaaacgatctcaaaaacaacatttaagagaaatgctaaaaaaataa
- a CDS encoding PIR protein: MDTNICKRFKKVLEDFPDNLDNKKNYQFKNGNLFKKYCNNNCDGPLDKINAGCLYFFNEFFGSSSSFKNHAKCNINVVEYIMIWLSYMLNLKDNVDGITNLGHFYTTYMNKQENYTNSINGVTEYTNYMDLIDKKKYFLNMNNNIVSNLYKAFNLLCEMYTGFDENKEDCAKYSEKASQFIEIYKKLNENSNNSDGIPYRQALCTLSSDYDNFKKKYNESQRCESSSLPTIEEKNTLNCPEQTVKCSEQTFEAASSSSSIGNKLFLFLSIFGAIAIFLGISYKYSLFGFRKRAQKQKLREKLKK, translated from the exons ATGGATACAAATATA tgTAAAAGGTTCAAAAAAGTATTGGAAGATTTTCCCGATAATTtagacaataaaaaaaattatcaatttaaaaatggtaatctttttaaaaagtattgtaataataattgtgATGGACCcctcgataaaattaatgctggatgcttatattttttcaatgaATTTTTTGGGAGTTCTTCCTCGTTTAAGAATCATGCAAAATGTAACATCAATGTTGTTgaatacattatgatatggttaagttatatgttaaacctaaagGATAATGTGGATGGAATCACCAATCTAGGACATTTTTATACtacatatatgaataaaCAAGAAAACTATACAAATTCGATAAATGGTGTTACGGagtatacaaattatatggatcttatagataaaaaaaagtattttttgaatatgaataataatattgtatcTAATTTGTATAAAGCATTTAACTTATTATGTGAAATGTATACTGGATTTGATGAAAACAAGGAAGATTGCGCAAAATATTCGGAAAAAGCTAGTCAATttattgaaatatataaaaaacttAATGAAAATTCTAATAATAGTGATGGTATTCCATATAGACAAGCATTATGTACTTTATCAAGTGATTATGacaattttaaaaagaaatataatgAATCTCAACGTTGTGAATCTTCATCCCTTCCGACaatagaagaaaaaaatactttaaattgCCCTGAACAAACTGTAAAATGTTCTGAACAAACCTTTGAAGCtgcatcatcaagttcgtcgataggaaacaaattatttttatttttatcgatatttggtgcaatagcaatttttttgggaatttcttataag tattcgctatttggatttcggaaacgagctcaaaaacaaaaattaagagaaaagctaaaaaaataa
- a CDS encoding PIR protein: MDAEICKNFLLVRDKFPDQLNSEEKYTFKDEHFKDYCNNGCENPLEKINAVCLYLLYTFFGSSDLFSQYKKNYMNIVEYIMIWLSYMLNLKDNAPGLTNQQHFYTTFINKQEKYTNSIKGVTEYKNYKDLIDRKEYYLKMDNNIVSKLYNAFKLLCEIYTEFNGNMSNCTKCSEKANKFVNQYEELNDPNNIKDIAYCQALSTLSNDYNNLKNKCKSFRSLPEITTKCSAQMSVVTSSSSSIANKLFIVLSIFGAIGIFFGISYKYSLFGFRKRFQKQKLREKIKNLKKRMNH; the protein is encoded by the exons ATGGATGCCGAAAta tgtaAGAACTTCCTTTTAGTAAGGGATAAATTCCCCGATCAATTGAACAGTGAAGAAAAGTATACATTTAAAGATGAACATTTCAAAGATTATTGTAATAATGGCTGTGAGAATCCTctcgaaaaaattaatgctgtatgtttatatttgttatatACATTCTTTGGGAGTTCTGATTTGTTTTcgcaatataaaaaaaattatatgaatattgttgaatacattatgatatggttaagttatatgttaaacctaaagGATAATGCGCCAGGACTCACCAATCAAcaacatttttatactacatttataaataaacaagAAAAGTATACAAATTCTATAAAGGGTGTTACGgagtataaaaattataaagatCTTATTGATAGAAAAGaatattatttgaaaatggataataatattgtatctaaattatataatgcatttaaattattatgtgaaaTTTATACTGAATTTAATGGAAACATGTCAAATTGCACAAAATGTTCGGAAAAAGctaataaatttgttaatcAATATGAAGAACTTAATGATcctaataatattaaagatatcGCCTATTGTCAAGCattgtctacattatcaaatgattataataatttaaaaaataaatgtaaaagtTTTAGATCCCTTCCAGAGATAACAACAAAATGTTCTGCACAAATGTCTGTAgttacatcatcaagttcgtcgatagcaaacaaattatttatagttttatctatatttggtgcaataggaattttttttggaatttcttataag tattcgttatttggatttcggaaacgatttcaaaaacaaaaattaagagaaaaaataaaaaatttaaagaagagaatgaatcattaa